From the genome of Cognaticolwellia beringensis, one region includes:
- the uvrY gene encoding UvrY/SirA/GacA family response regulator transcription factor, whose amino-acid sequence MINVLLVDDHELVRTGIRKILDEVKGLKVIGEAKTGEEAVQFCRKIEPNVVLMDMNMPGIGGLQATKKIIRYAPDVKVIVLTVYSEDPIPTKVMQIGAAGYLTKGAGPDEMINAIRAVNSGQRYITPEIAQQMALSQFKSPDENPFSSLSERELQIMLMITRGEKVPNISEQLVLSTKTINSYRYRMFEKLNVGNDVELTHLAIRHGMLKTEVF is encoded by the coding sequence TTGATAAATGTTTTGTTAGTTGATGACCATGAGTTGGTTCGTACTGGAATACGAAAAATACTGGACGAAGTAAAAGGACTTAAGGTGATTGGTGAAGCCAAAACAGGCGAGGAAGCCGTGCAGTTTTGTCGTAAAATTGAGCCGAATGTTGTTCTGATGGATATGAACATGCCCGGTATTGGCGGCTTACAAGCGACGAAAAAAATCATTCGTTATGCACCCGATGTAAAAGTTATTGTGTTAACCGTATATAGTGAGGACCCCATTCCAACAAAAGTCATGCAGATTGGCGCAGCAGGTTACCTGACTAAAGGAGCTGGCCCTGATGAGATGATTAATGCGATTCGAGCTGTTAACAGTGGTCAACGCTATATAACACCAGAAATTGCCCAACAAATGGCGTTAAGCCAATTTAAATCTCCCGATGAAAACCCTTTCAGTAGTTTATCTGAACGCGAATTACAAATTATGTTAATGATCACTCGGGGCGAAAAAGTACCTAATATTTCTGAGCAATTAGTACTGAGCACAAAAACGATTAACAGCTACCGTTACCGTATGTTTGAAAAGCTTAATGTTGGTAATGATGTTGAGTTAACACATTTAGCGATTCGTCATGGTATGTTGAAAACTGAAGTTTTTTAG
- the uvrC gene encoding excinuclease ABC subunit UvrC: MSEKILSNDETLFDHKAFLAAVSEQAGVYRMYDITQTVIYVGKAKQLKKRLASYFRKDVGSNKTRALVKQISAIDVTVTHTEGEALILENNYIKKYQPKYNILLRDDKSYPYLLITDHKHPKLGLHRGGKKVKGDYFGPYPTVGAVWESLRLMQKLFPLRQCEDSYYRARSRPCLQHQLGRCSAPCVDKISPSDYQKQVQLAKLFLKGKSNKVIEHLVENMENASKTLNFEHAAKYRDQIATLRKVQQQQFVSGSAAEMDVIGLHRHKSQACIHLLFVREHKILGSKSYFPTVPVDTSDAEIIAAFISQHYIGNDLNLGAIPKEIIIPEAIESQQEIIKVISDQAEHDVKMSHNVRTERAQYLKLACTNAATALMTRNSHKESMQARFSALNEVFELTNGISRIECFDISHTMGQQTVASNVVFDQEGPLKSDYRRYNVHGITPGDDYAAMAFALDKRYSKVTSEEKMPDIIFIDGGKGQLAKAEDFFAGIDQVKTPLLVGVAKGESRKPGLETLILAGSHQLISLPATSPALHLVQHIRDESHRFAITGHRAKRQKASKKSTLETIPGIGAKKRQALLQYLGGLQEVLKADRATLEKVPGVSKVLAENIYDALHDN, translated from the coding sequence TTGTCTGAGAAAATCTTATCAAATGATGAAACCTTATTTGATCATAAAGCCTTTTTAGCCGCCGTTTCCGAACAAGCCGGGGTTTATCGTATGTACGATATAACCCAAACGGTGATTTATGTTGGTAAGGCTAAACAATTAAAAAAACGTCTGGCGAGTTATTTTCGCAAAGATGTTGGTAGTAATAAAACTCGCGCCCTAGTTAAACAAATATCCGCTATAGACGTTACCGTTACCCATACGGAAGGTGAAGCGCTGATCCTTGAAAATAATTATATTAAGAAGTACCAACCGAAATATAATATTTTACTGCGTGATGATAAATCTTACCCGTACTTATTGATTACCGATCATAAACATCCGAAATTAGGCTTACACCGTGGTGGTAAGAAAGTTAAAGGCGATTATTTTGGCCCATACCCGACCGTAGGTGCAGTCTGGGAGAGCTTGCGCCTTATGCAAAAGCTTTTTCCGTTGAGGCAGTGTGAGGACAGTTATTATCGGGCGAGAAGTCGCCCATGTTTGCAACATCAACTGGGGCGTTGTTCTGCCCCTTGTGTTGATAAAATATCGCCAAGTGATTATCAAAAGCAAGTTCAGTTAGCTAAGTTGTTTCTCAAGGGCAAAAGCAACAAAGTAATTGAACATTTGGTCGAGAACATGGAGAACGCCAGTAAAACGTTAAACTTTGAGCATGCGGCAAAGTATAGAGACCAAATAGCTACCTTACGAAAAGTTCAGCAACAGCAATTTGTCAGTGGCTCGGCTGCAGAAATGGATGTGATAGGGTTACATCGTCATAAATCTCAAGCTTGTATCCATTTATTATTTGTTCGAGAGCATAAAATATTAGGCAGTAAAAGTTATTTCCCAACGGTGCCGGTAGATACTAGCGATGCGGAAATAATTGCGGCTTTTATCAGTCAACACTATATTGGCAATGATTTGAACTTAGGCGCTATCCCAAAAGAAATCATTATTCCTGAGGCAATTGAAAGTCAGCAAGAGATAATTAAGGTTATTAGCGACCAAGCCGAGCATGATGTAAAGATGTCGCATAATGTTCGCACTGAGCGTGCACAGTACCTTAAATTAGCTTGTACGAATGCTGCGACCGCTTTAATGACTAGAAACTCTCATAAAGAGTCGATGCAAGCAAGATTTTCAGCGTTAAATGAAGTGTTTGAATTAACCAATGGTATATCGCGCATTGAATGTTTTGATATTAGCCACACTATGGGACAACAAACCGTGGCGTCAAATGTAGTGTTTGACCAAGAAGGGCCATTAAAAAGCGATTATCGGCGTTATAACGTGCACGGTATTACCCCAGGCGATGATTATGCGGCCATGGCGTTTGCTTTAGATAAACGTTACAGCAAAGTGACCAGTGAAGAAAAAATGCCTGACATTATTTTTATTGATGGTGGTAAAGGGCAGTTAGCTAAGGCTGAAGATTTTTTTGCTGGCATTGATCAAGTAAAAACACCGTTATTGGTTGGTGTTGCTAAAGGTGAGTCGAGAAAACCGGGGCTTGAAACATTAATTTTAGCAGGTAGCCATCAATTAATATCGTTGCCTGCCACATCTCCGGCTTTACATTTAGTGCAGCATATACGTGATGAGTCTCACCGCTTCGCAATTACTGGACACCGAGCCAAACGACAAAAGGCCAGTAAAAAGTCAACATTAGAAACCATTCCAGGAATAGGGGCTAAGAAAAGACAAGCCCTTTTACAGTATTTGGGTGGCTTACAAGAAGTTTTAAAGGCAGATAGAGCAACGTTGGAAAAAGTGCCAGGTGTGAGTAAAGTGTTGGCGGAAAATATTTATGACGCCTTGCATGACAATTAG
- a CDS encoding outer membrane protein transport protein, which translates to MTLQKSIIATAIALAAFNTHSASFQLNETSASGLGRAFAGDAVIADDAAVLARNPAAMALFDKKSLSLSATYIDPGVKVEGINAPDILGAGYNVNELDQDGVVPSAIIPAAYFINPVNDTFAYGLAINSNYGLKSEYEKDYAAGSIGGKTDLKTINANISGSYRVNEQLSLGLGLNVVYGEAELIRHAGKVLESGITIPGVGLVFPPVPTSTEVVNMSGDDFGYGWNVGVVYEINSDHRIAFAYRSKVELAFEGDYTGLGTPTEDGSLTIDMPSIAEFSGFHQLTTQWVAHYSVMFTQWSSFEKLEAYAGNELAFEKQESFEDTYRFALGATYNLNQEVTLRMGVAFDQSAAVEHRSISIPDSDRLWYSAGATYQLNDTDSVDFGISYVNGDNVVVTEEDALLAALPDALSPFVGNKDWSFSSEGNAWLLAVQYNKSF; encoded by the coding sequence ATGACATTACAAAAATCAATTATCGCCACTGCTATCGCGTTGGCCGCTTTTAATACTCATTCTGCCTCTTTTCAGTTAAACGAAACAAGTGCCTCTGGCTTGGGTCGTGCTTTTGCCGGTGATGCGGTGATTGCTGACGATGCCGCTGTGTTAGCACGTAACCCAGCAGCAATGGCGTTATTCGACAAAAAATCTTTATCACTATCGGCAACGTATATTGATCCAGGTGTTAAAGTTGAAGGTATTAATGCACCCGATATACTGGGTGCAGGTTACAACGTAAATGAGCTTGATCAAGATGGAGTTGTACCCAGTGCTATTATTCCTGCCGCGTATTTTATTAACCCAGTAAATGATACTTTCGCCTATGGTTTAGCTATTAATTCAAACTATGGTTTAAAAAGTGAATACGAAAAAGATTATGCTGCAGGCTCTATTGGTGGCAAAACAGATTTAAAAACGATCAATGCTAACATCAGTGGCTCTTACCGCGTTAATGAACAGCTTAGTCTAGGCTTAGGCTTGAATGTTGTCTATGGTGAAGCCGAGCTTATTAGGCATGCAGGTAAGGTGCTAGAAAGTGGTATTACAATTCCTGGCGTTGGTTTAGTGTTTCCACCGGTACCAACGAGCACTGAAGTTGTAAATATGTCGGGTGACGATTTTGGCTATGGTTGGAATGTTGGTGTTGTTTATGAAATTAATAGTGATCACAGGATTGCTTTCGCTTATCGAAGCAAAGTAGAACTTGCGTTTGAGGGCGACTATACTGGTTTGGGGACACCGACAGAAGATGGTAGTTTAACTATTGATATGCCATCGATAGCTGAGTTCTCAGGTTTTCATCAATTGACGACTCAATGGGTAGCACATTACAGCGTAATGTTCACTCAGTGGTCTAGCTTTGAAAAACTTGAAGCTTATGCGGGCAATGAGTTAGCCTTTGAAAAGCAAGAAAGTTTTGAAGATACTTATCGCTTCGCATTAGGCGCAACATATAATCTTAATCAAGAAGTAACATTGAGAATGGGTGTGGCATTCGATCAGTCTGCGGCAGTAGAACATCGTTCAATTTCAATACCGGATAGTGACCGCCTTTGGTATAGTGCCGGTGCGACATACCAGTTAAATGACACGGACAGTGTCGATTTTGGTATTTCGTATGTTAATGGTGACAATGTTGTGGTTACAGAAGAAGACGCTTTATTAGCTGCTTTACCTGATGCATTAAGCCCTTTTGTGGGCAATAAAGACTGGAGTTTTAGCTCAGAAGGGAACGCATGGCTTTTAGCGGTGCAGTATAACAAAAGCTTTTAA
- a CDS encoding DUF2959 domain-containing protein, giving the protein MKALKIINSAVSKLTFVVITLVLLVGCQSAYYSAMEKVGVHKRDIMLDRVEDAQTSQEDAQVQFKSALEQLSQLISYDGGDLAAQYELVNEQYLASKASADEVSSRIDAIESVADALFDEWNEEIQQYSSNSLKQQSQQKLRKTERTYQTLIKSMYRAKDRMAPVLSALKDNSLYLKHNLNAQAIGALQVEYITIKRDVESLVADMSKAIEQSQQFIDLLKTE; this is encoded by the coding sequence ATGAAAGCTTTAAAAATTATAAATAGTGCGGTTTCAAAATTAACCTTCGTTGTAATTACGCTTGTGTTGCTTGTAGGGTGTCAGTCTGCTTATTATTCTGCCATGGAAAAAGTAGGTGTGCATAAGCGCGATATTATGCTTGATAGAGTTGAAGATGCACAGACGTCTCAAGAAGATGCCCAGGTGCAGTTCAAATCTGCATTGGAACAACTGTCTCAATTGATAAGTTACGATGGTGGAGATTTGGCTGCACAATATGAACTGGTTAATGAGCAATATCTCGCCAGTAAAGCGTCAGCTGATGAAGTCTCTTCTCGTATTGATGCTATTGAAAGCGTTGCTGATGCATTGTTCGATGAATGGAACGAAGAAATTCAACAATATTCTAGTAACAGTTTAAAACAACAAAGTCAGCAAAAATTGAGAAAAACTGAACGGACTTACCAAACCTTAATTAAGTCTATGTACAGAGCTAAAGATAGAATGGCACCAGTATTATCAGCTTTAAAAGATAATAGTTTATATCTTAAGCATAACTTAAATGCCCAAGCTATTGGCGCATTACAAGTTGAGTATATAACCATTAAACGTGATGTTGAGTCTTTAGTGGCAGACATGAGTAAAGCTATAGAGCAGTCTCAGCAATTTATCGACTTGTTAAAAACCGAGTAG
- a CDS encoding DUF748 domain-containing protein translates to MGRYFKRLLQILVISFIVIYLLVWLLSPTIIRYVINTYGLPKPLLLTDTSSIRYNPFTAHLTISDLEVKTHEQASALKLQSLNAEVHLYQLFFDKIYVAEFTLNGIFIPVTVNESSLNIAGFELMSENPVPVEAEPEVEPEGTNFPYQVIVPEFSLTDAHIELLYFSQKHNIQLDSFFLQNILLSQNVQDIKLNLVSHLNGAPIEIAIDGSLLKQQGEISVELNAKNIELIAAKAFLPPTILSLEGKVSYASKFNIAINEAETLININKLILTVEDLLVNQEGLALSVKKQNIEIQNTKSLLPVTSALNADDKVKKADKNNITLSKEQTSVNINDLLVSVEGLHVEQNNIAIDINSQKVQANNLAVLLPANNPISVDAILDVTVDGIAAKSIETEAILAEIATLSVNHIVLQYQQDIAKVNIESVDVAKSQFSKNIQQNMPALAAFNGLSVNNIEYTPELIAINDISLSGLVANVLLDKDKQLSTLVALASPDDIKSNATEQDSNNTEQDSTVLDKELTVPAVVTEEASKPAKQVFRIGKFTLLDDAQIDFKDSSVNPHYERNVNITHLLLSDIDTGKPEQEVILDIQGKSDTYANFDIKGRGVPFAEQQKFKLNAVIKELSLPGVSSYIKQALKYEIESGQLDLTIAAGLTGNKINGDVDILLRGVEFTAADDNERGAISDGFSVPFNVALGMLKDSDGNVELSLPLKGDTNSPSFGLSGLLTLLVKQATMSAAKDYLITTFVPYASVMKVAMAAGEFALKLRINDLVYPATATELNAEQLEFSRQMSVMLADRGNINVKLCAVATASDIELEDAEQAHLPENIARLSKISQQRVDLFKAHLVEQLKVPSARLLFCKPQIDTSKGAKSRIKFVI, encoded by the coding sequence ATGGGCCGTTATTTTAAACGCCTTCTTCAAATTTTAGTGATCAGTTTTATTGTTATTTATCTGCTTGTTTGGCTACTTTCACCAACGATAATTCGCTACGTTATAAATACTTATGGCTTACCAAAACCTTTGCTACTTACTGATACATCTAGTATTCGCTATAACCCATTTACAGCACATTTAACGATAAGCGATTTAGAAGTAAAAACTCATGAGCAAGCTAGTGCACTTAAACTGCAAAGCCTTAACGCTGAAGTTCATTTGTACCAATTATTTTTTGATAAAATTTATGTCGCAGAGTTTACTCTTAATGGCATATTTATCCCTGTAACGGTGAACGAGTCGTCACTCAATATAGCGGGTTTTGAGCTAATGTCTGAAAACCCTGTGCCAGTGGAAGCAGAGCCTGAAGTGGAGCCAGAAGGCACCAATTTTCCTTATCAAGTTATCGTGCCCGAATTCTCTTTGACCGATGCCCATATTGAATTGCTGTATTTTTCACAAAAACATAATATTCAATTAGATTCATTTTTTTTGCAGAACATTTTACTGTCACAAAATGTTCAAGATATTAAATTAAATTTAGTTAGCCATTTAAACGGCGCACCAATAGAAATAGCCATAGATGGTAGTTTACTGAAACAACAAGGTGAAATTAGTGTTGAGCTTAATGCTAAAAATATTGAATTAATTGCGGCAAAGGCATTTTTACCGCCAACCATATTATCGCTTGAAGGCAAAGTTAGTTATGCTAGCAAATTTAATATTGCCATCAACGAAGCAGAGACGTTAATCAATATTAATAAACTAATATTGACGGTTGAAGATCTTTTGGTTAACCAGGAAGGATTAGCGCTTTCGGTTAAAAAACAAAACATTGAGATCCAAAATACCAAGTCGTTATTGCCTGTAACATCAGCTTTGAATGCTGACGATAAGGTAAAAAAAGCTGACAAAAATAATATTACACTCAGTAAAGAGCAAACATCAGTTAATATTAATGACTTGTTAGTGAGCGTTGAGGGCTTGCATGTAGAGCAAAATAATATTGCTATCGATATTAACAGTCAAAAGGTTCAAGCTAACAATTTAGCTGTTTTATTACCGGCAAATAATCCGATTAGCGTCGATGCAATATTAGACGTTACTGTTGACGGCATTGCGGCAAAGTCGATAGAAACTGAAGCAATATTAGCTGAAATTGCGACATTATCAGTTAATCATATTGTACTGCAATATCAGCAAGATATTGCGAAGGTCAATATTGAAAGTGTAGACGTTGCCAAGAGTCAGTTTTCAAAAAATATTCAGCAAAATATGCCTGCTTTAGCCGCATTTAATGGTTTATCGGTAAATAACATCGAATATACACCTGAGCTTATTGCCATTAATGACATTAGCTTGTCTGGCCTTGTGGCTAATGTTTTATTAGATAAAGATAAACAATTGTCTACGCTAGTTGCCTTAGCTAGTCCTGATGATATAAAAAGTAATGCCACTGAGCAAGATAGTAATAACACTGAGCAAGATAGCACGGTGCTTGATAAAGAGCTGACAGTACCTGCGGTTGTAACAGAAGAAGCGAGTAAACCGGCTAAGCAAGTATTTAGAATAGGCAAATTTACTTTGCTTGATGACGCTCAAATAGATTTTAAAGACAGCAGTGTTAATCCGCATTATGAGCGTAATGTTAATATTACTCATTTGCTTTTGTCTGATATCGATACTGGCAAACCTGAGCAAGAAGTGATACTTGATATTCAAGGTAAAAGCGATACCTACGCTAATTTTGATATAAAAGGGCGTGGTGTACCGTTTGCAGAACAACAAAAATTTAAATTAAATGCTGTCATTAAAGAGCTAAGTTTACCTGGCGTTTCTAGCTATATTAAGCAGGCTTTAAAATATGAGATTGAAAGCGGGCAGCTTGATCTGACTATTGCAGCGGGCTTGACCGGTAATAAAATTAATGGCGATGTTGATATATTACTGCGAGGTGTAGAGTTTACCGCCGCTGATGATAATGAACGAGGGGCAATATCAGACGGGTTTAGTGTGCCGTTTAATGTAGCTTTAGGAATGTTAAAAGATTCCGATGGTAACGTTGAACTGTCATTGCCATTAAAAGGTGATACGAATTCACCTTCTTTTGGATTATCGGGTTTACTAACCTTGCTGGTGAAACAAGCGACGATGTCAGCAGCGAAAGATTACTTAATCACAACGTTTGTACCTTATGCCAGTGTAATGAAAGTGGCTATGGCGGCAGGTGAGTTTGCACTTAAATTGAGAATTAACGACTTAGTTTATCCGGCTACTGCCACCGAGTTAAATGCTGAACAACTAGAATTTAGTCGCCAAATGTCGGTGATGCTAGCAGATAGAGGCAACATAAATGTTAAACTTTGTGCTGTGGCCACGGCGAGTGATATTGAATTAGAGGATGCCGAACAAGCACACCTACCAGAAAATATTGCTCGTTTAAGCAAAATATCGCAACAACGTGTCGATTTATTTAAAGCGCATTTAGTAGAGCAATTAAAAGTGCCTTCAGCGCGGCTATTATTTTGTAAACCGCAAATAGATACCTCAAAAGGGGCTAAATCACGAATAAAATTCGTTATTTAA
- the pgsA gene encoding CDP-diacylglycerol--glycerol-3-phosphate 3-phosphatidyltransferase: MWTIPNQITLFRIVLIPVFIVVFYLPVSWNHFGAFVVFWFAAVSDALDGYLARKLNQSSAFGAFIDPVADKLMVVAALVILIQDLQVWWISISAILMIAREIFISALREFMSSRGKRDIIAVSQMGKYKTAAQMLGIMGLIWYPTYDIPLILFEFPHEILLFAAFSFYAIATVLTFWSMVIYFKAAWPELSK, encoded by the coding sequence ATGTGGACAATCCCCAACCAAATTACATTATTTAGAATTGTGTTAATCCCGGTTTTTATCGTGGTATTTTATTTACCGGTATCGTGGAATCATTTTGGCGCATTTGTTGTCTTTTGGTTCGCTGCTGTTAGTGATGCACTTGATGGTTACTTAGCTCGAAAACTTAATCAGTCGTCGGCATTTGGGGCATTCATCGACCCCGTTGCAGATAAATTAATGGTAGTTGCTGCATTAGTTATTCTTATCCAAGACTTGCAAGTTTGGTGGATTTCGATTTCAGCGATATTAATGATAGCGCGTGAAATATTTATTAGTGCCTTACGTGAGTTTATGTCTTCACGTGGTAAAAGAGACATAATTGCTGTTTCACAAATGGGAAAATATAAAACGGCGGCACAAATGTTAGGTATTATGGGATTAATTTGGTATCCAACTTATGATATACCGTTAATTTTATTTGAATTTCCGCATGAAATATTACTTTTTGCTGCTTTTAGTTTTTATGCGATTGCTACAGTGCTTACTTTTTGGTCAATGGTAATTTATTTTAAAGCGGCTTGGCCAGAGTTAAGTAAGTAA
- the fabA gene encoding bifunctional 3-hydroxydecanoyl-ACP dehydratase/trans-2-decenoyl-ACP isomerase, which yields MEQQNSFSKEDLVKAGTGEMFGPGNSQLPSDNMLMMDRIVSITDDGGEHGKGEIIAELDITPDLWFFDCHFKGDPVMPGCLGLDAMWQLTGFFLAWSGGPGHGRALGVGEVKFTGQILPTAKKVTYKITLKRVIKRKLFMGIADGTVSVDGRVIYTAKDLKVGLFTDTTKF from the coding sequence ATGGAACAACAAAATTCGTTCTCAAAAGAAGACCTAGTAAAAGCTGGTACTGGTGAAATGTTTGGCCCCGGTAATAGTCAATTACCCTCTGACAATATGTTAATGATGGATAGAATTGTTAGCATTACAGATGATGGCGGTGAACATGGTAAAGGCGAAATTATTGCTGAATTAGACATAACCCCTGACCTTTGGTTTTTCGATTGTCATTTCAAAGGTGACCCGGTAATGCCTGGTTGTTTAGGTTTAGACGCCATGTGGCAATTAACCGGTTTCTTCTTAGCATGGTCAGGCGGCCCAGGTCACGGACGTGCATTAGGTGTAGGTGAAGTTAAATTCACTGGTCAAATTTTACCAACAGCTAAAAAAGTAACTTACAAAATCACCTTAAAACGCGTGATTAAACGTAAACTATTTATGGGTATTGCTGACGGTACCGTTTCTGTTGACGGTAGAGTTATCTATACAGCAAAAGATTTAAAAGTTGGTTTATTTACTGATACAACTAAGTTTTAA